The following coding sequences are from one Clarias gariepinus isolate MV-2021 ecotype Netherlands chromosome 19, CGAR_prim_01v2, whole genome shotgun sequence window:
- the LOC128507736 gene encoding cytochrome b-c1 complex subunit 9, giving the protein MALARNIYNLLFKRTSTFAVTIMVGAVFFERVFDQGGDALFEGLNRGKLWKDIKHKYENEE; this is encoded by the exons aTGGCGCTGGCAAGGAACATCTACAACTTGCTGTTTAAAAGAACATCGACTTTTGCCGTCACCATCATGGTGGGAGCCGTGTTCTTCGAGCGAGTGTTTGACCAGGGCGGCGACGCGCTATTCGAGGGTTTAAACCGGGGG aaactaTGGAAAgatattaaacacaaatatgaaaatgagGAATAA
- the wdr38 gene encoding WD repeat-containing protein 38 — translation MAQDLTKDFIFAQVKYFPGHRGEVNCCAFSPDCQLVLTCSDDGRLYLWKLSNGKLVAKVHGHTGPVKFCTFSQDGCQFASASHDCTARVWSTRPIQCVQILKGHQKSVDTVSFSPDGQTLVSGGWDNIVLLWDIQTGLKQRQFCGHSAAVQSSAFSTDSQWLATGSWDHTVNVWRLSGDEEAVTLTGHQGNVACLCFSHTGLLASGSWDGTVHVWSLQSYECVFVLGGGERVWVRCVAFSRDGSVLASTAEGDKVKVWAMADGRCVKCLQGHKDSAYGCVFSPSGALLTSGSDQLDLGEEENSDDDDDDDDDEEEISNREKRQNKLKITHCKFFGK, via the exons ATGGCACAGGATCTAACTAAGGATTTCATCTTTGCGCAAGTCAAATACTTTCCCGGGCACAGAGGAGAG GTGAACTGTTGCGCATTCTCGCCCGACTGTCAGCTGGTGCTCACATGCTCAGATGATGGACGCCTTTACCTGTGGAAACTGTCTAACGGGAAGCTCGTGGCCAAAGTACACGGTCACACAG GGCCGGTAAAGTTTTGCACTTTTTCCCAGGATGGCTGTCAGTTTGCGAGCGCATCACATGACTGTACTGCACGTGTCTGGAGCACAAGACCCATCCAGTGTGTCCAGATTTTAAAAG GTCACCAGAAGAGCGTTGACACAGTGTCCTTCAGTCCTGATGGGCAAACCCTTGTATCAGGGGGGTGGGACAACATCGTACTGCTGTGGGACATCCAG ACTGGGCTCAAACAGAGGCAGTTTTGTGGACACAGTGCTGCTGTTCAGAGCAGTGCATTCTCCACAGATTCACAGtggctg GCCACAGGCTCATGGGATCACACTGTGAACGTGTGGCGTCTCAGTGGCGATGAGGAAGCCGTGACCTTAACAGGTCATCAGGGGAATGTGGCCTGCCTCTGCTTCTCCCACACGGGGCTGTTG GCATCCGGTTCTTGGGATGGAACAGTGCATGTGTGGTCACTGCAGAGCTATGAGTGTGTGTTCGTGCTGGGTGGGGGTGAGCGTGTGTGGGTGAGGTGTGTGGCTTTCTCTAGAGACGGATCAGTACTAGCATCCACTGCCGAAGGGGATAAG GTTAAAGTCTGGGCCATGGCAGATGGAAGGTGTGTAAAGTGTTTACAG ggGCATAAGGACTCAGCATACGGGTGTGTCTTCAGCCCTAGTGGTGCCTTGCTCACCAGTGGCTCTGATCAGCTAGATCTGGGGGAGGAGGAaaacagtgatgatgatgatgatgatgatgatgatgaggaagaaATCAGCAACCGagagaaaagacaaaacaaactaaaaattaCACACTGCAAATTTTTTGGGAAATAG
- the nr5a1b gene encoding steroidogenic factor 1b — protein MECNYGVDLEELCPVCGDNVSGYHYGLLTCESCKGFFKRTVQNNKHYTCAESQECKIDKTQRKRCPFCRFQKCLTVGMRLEAVRADRMRGGRNKFGPMYKRDRALKQQKKALNRESKLKMEPLPPVLSPAQTDYSLNNTLASMADISIPKNILLNMPSSTMSAEYEQGLDTTPVCMSMGSHSPLPSQYAYQSLPCRTIKSEFPDHHASNSSPGSNGGHIYINQTVSPPTPHTGLKLPALVLEFVRCEQDELLVRSKISTHLACLQQNQNSSNFQPLSTFGLMCHIADQTLFFIVEWARSCNFFKELKVGDQMKLLHSCWSELLVLDYISRQVHHDEQDTILLITGQKVDLTSLLTQAGATLGELVRGAQQLALSLQELQLDYREITCFKYLILFNPDVKLLENQEYVENVYHRVSGALLEYTLCVYPQHVDRFSQLLLQLRELRILSSQAEDYLSFKHTNGEVPCTKLLIEMLHAKRACV, from the exons ATGGAATGCAACTATGGTGTGGATTTGGAGGAGTTGTGCCCAGTGTGTGGGGACAATGTGTCTGGATATCACTATGGTTTGCTAACATGTGAAAGCTGCAAG GGCTTCTTTAAGAGGACAGTACAGAACAATAAGCACTATACCTGCGCAGAGAGCCAGGAATGTAAAATTGACAAAACACAGAGAAAACGATGTCCTTTCTGTCGCTTCCAGAAGTGTCTCACCGTGGGTATGCGACTCGAAG cAGTTCGAGCAGACAGAATGCGAGGTGGTCGAAATAAGTTTGGGCCGATGTACAAGAGAGACCGGGCCTTAAAGCAGCAGAAAAAAGCTTTAAACCGTGAAAGCAAGCTAAAGATGGAGCCTTTGCCACCTGTCCTGTCACCTGCACAGACAGACTATTCACTTAATAACACATTGGCCAGCATGGCAGATATTTCTATCCCTAAAAACATCCTCCTAAATATGCCCTCTTCCACCATGTCTGCAGAGTATGAGCAAGGCCTGGACACCACACCTGTCTGCATGAGTATGGGTTCCCACAGCCCACTGCCTTCTCAATATGCCTACCAATCTTTGCCTTGTCGTACCATTAAATCTGAGTTTCCTGACCACCACGCCAGTAACAGCTCACCTGGCTCGAATGGGGGACACATTTATATTAATCAGACTGTAAGCCCACCTACACCTCACACAGGCCTGAAGTTGCCTGCACTGGTTCTGGAGTTTGTGCGCTGTGAACAGGATGAGCTGCTGGTGAGGAGTAAAATCAGCACACACCTGGCATGTCTGCAACAAAACCAGAACTCCAGCAACTTTCAACCACTCTCAACTTTTGGCCTAATGTGTCACATCGCAGACCAAACACTATTCTTCATTGTGGAGTGGGCACGAAGCTGCAACTTCTTTAAAGAACTCAAG GTGGGGGATCAAATGAAGTTACTACATAGTTGTTGGAGTGAACTGCTGGTACTTGATTATATTTCCAGACAGGTACATCATGATGAACAGGACACTATATTGCTTATTACTGGACAAAAG GTGGATCTGACTTCTTTACTGACTCAGGCAGGGGCAACCCTGGGTGAGCTGGTGCGAGGGGCACAGCAACTGGCTCTGAGTCTTCAGGAGCTACAGTTAGACTACAGAGAGATCACCTGTTTTAAGTACCTCATCTTGTTCAATCCCG ATGTGAAGCTATTGGAAAACCAGGAATATGTGGAAAATGTGTATCATCGGGTGAGTGGGGCTTTGCTGGaatacacactgtgtgtgtatccgCAGCATGTGGACAGATTCAGTCAGCTGCTGCTGCAACTGCGAGAGCTACGCATTCTAAGCTCTCAGGCTGAGGATTACCTGagttttaaacacacaaatggAGAAGTACCATGCACCAAACTGCTTATCGAGATGCTGCACGCCAAGAGAGCCTGTGTCTGA
- the rpl35 gene encoding 60S ribosomal protein L35 — protein MAKIKARDLRGKKKEELLKQLDDLKVELSQLRVAKVTGGAASKLSKIRVVRKSIARVLTVINQTQKENLRKFYKGKKYKPLDLRPKKTRAIRRQLTKHEEGLMTKKMQRKSRIYSMRKFAVKA, from the exons ATG gcaaaaatcaaggccagaGATCTGCGCGGTAAGAAGAAGGAGGAGCTGCTCAAGCAGCTGGATGACCTTAAAGTGGAACTTTCCCAGCTTAGAGTGGCTAAAGTCACTGGTGGTGCTGCCTCCAAGCTTTCAAAGAT TCGTGTCGTGCGCAAGTCCATTGCCAGAGTTCTCACCGTCATCAACCAGACACAGAAAGAGAATCTGAGGAAGTTTTACAAG ggCAAGAAATACAAGCCTCTGGACCTGAGGCCCAAGAAGACTCGCGCTATCCGCCGGCAGctcaccaagcacgaggagggCCTCATGACCAAAAAGATGCAGAGGAAGTCACGTATCTACTCTATGCGCAAATTTGCTGTCAAGGCCTAA